The following are from one region of the Prionailurus bengalensis isolate Pbe53 chromosome A2, Fcat_Pben_1.1_paternal_pri, whole genome shotgun sequence genome:
- the FDX2 gene encoding ferredoxin-2, mitochondrial isoform X2, with product MSVMAASVARGGVSAGLLLRAARGAWWSRPGGSWGSGEAAAPAAARGFRATGSHPAGEEEAGGPERPGDVVNVVFVDRSGQRIPVSGRVGDNVLHLAQRHGVDLEGACEASLACSTCHVYVSEDHLDLLPPPDEREDDMLDMAPLLQENSRLGCQIVLTPELEGAEFTLPKITRNFYVDGHVPKPH from the exons ATGTCTGTCATGGCCGCCTCCGTGGCCCGGGGAGGCGTGAGTGCTGGGCTGCTGCTGCGGGCGGCCAGGGGAGCCTGGTGGAGCCGGCCCGGAGGCAGTTGGGGGTCTGGGGAGGCGGCGGCGCCAGCGGCAGCCAGAGGATTCCGAGCGACAG GCTCGCACCCGGcgggggaggaggaagctggcGGCCCCGAGCGGCCCGGGGACGT GGTGAACGTGGTGTTCGTAGACCGGTCAGGCCAACGGATTCCGGTGAGCGGCAGAGTGGGGGACAATGTTCTCCACTTGGCCCAGCGCCACGGAGTGGACCTGGAAG GGGCCTGTGAAGCTTCCCTGGCGTGCTCCACCTGCCATGTGTACGTGAGCGAGGACCACCTGgacctcctgcctcctcctgaTGAGCG GGAGGATGACATGCTGGACATGGCCCCCCTTCTTCAGGAGAACTCCCGGCTGGGCTGCCAAATCGTGCTGACTCCAGAGCTGGAAGGGGCCGAATTCACCCTGCCGAAGATCACCAGGAACTTCTACGTGGACGGCCATGTCCCCAAGCCCCACTGA
- the FDX2 gene encoding ferredoxin-2, mitochondrial isoform X1, protein MPSPGSRDVCHGRLRGPGRRECWAAAAGGQGSLVEPARRQLGVWGGGGASGSQRIPSDRLAPGGGGGSWRPRAARGRGERGVRRPVRPTDSGERQSGGQCSPLGPAPRSGPGSLDTLAFLLFLKQKTKFVPASGLLHLLLQTSEVLSHQIFWLSISSFRSQWACEASLACSTCHVYVSEDHLDLLPPPDEREDDMLDMAPLLQENSRLGCQIVLTPELEGAEFTLPKITRNFYVDGHVPKPH, encoded by the exons ATGCCCAGCCCCGGGTCACGTGATGTCTGTCATGGCCGCCTCCGTGGCCCGGGGAGGCGTGAGTGCTGGGCTGCTGCTGCGGGCGGCCAGGGGAGCCTGGTGGAGCCGGCCCGGAGGCAGTTGGGGGTCTGGGGAGGCGGCGGCGCCAGCGGCAGCCAGAGGATTCCGAGCGACAG GCTCGCACCCGGcgggggaggaggaagctggcGGCCCCGAGCGGCCCGGGGACGT GGTGAACGTGGTGTTCGTAGACCGGTCAGGCCAACGGATTCCGGTGAGCGGCAGAGTGGGGGACAATGTTCTCCACTTGGCCCAGCGCCACGGAGTGGACCTGGAAG TCTAGACACACTGGCTttcttgctgttcctcaaacaaaaaaccaagttcGTTCCTGCCTCGGGGCTTTTGCACTTGCTGCTCCAGACATCTGAAGTACTTTCCCACCAGATCTTCTGGCTCTCCAtctcatccttcaggtctcaaT GGGCCTGTGAAGCTTCCCTGGCGTGCTCCACCTGCCATGTGTACGTGAGCGAGGACCACCTGgacctcctgcctcctcctgaTGAGCG GGAGGATGACATGCTGGACATGGCCCCCCTTCTTCAGGAGAACTCCCGGCTGGGCTGCCAAATCGTGCTGACTCCAGAGCTGGAAGGGGCCGAATTCACCCTGCCGAAGATCACCAGGAACTTCTACGTGGACGGCCATGTCCCCAAGCCCCACTGA
- the ZGLP1 gene encoding GATA-type zinc finger protein 1 yields MEARPVPDFSKLQELLAPPCLDPKASRAPPLQQTAQVLPTLSLVPRSFWPARQDSVTALRFLQETAEGLVQRPAQDTQTLGASRELKALESLGPSPLARDAENMLTPIGQQCCSSRPPEAPPAPSALPQRRPRKQSKPHRGAERVDPRFEGVTLKFQIKPDSSLQILASYSLTCTSRSQGPSTGPAGGPEANSGGGEALGPRCCASCRTQRTPLWRDAEDGTPLCNACGIRYKKYGTRCSSCWLVPRKSVHPKKLCGRCGVSLGPHQGPAQEG; encoded by the exons ATGGAGGCCCGGCCTGTCCCAGACTTCTCCAAGCTCCAGGAGCTGCTGGCGCCGCCGTGTCTGGACCCTAAGGCGTCTCGGGCGCCCCCTCTTCAGCAG ACTGCACAGGTGCTGCCCACACTGTCCCTTGTCCCCAGGTCCTTCTGGCCTGCACGCCAGGACTCCGTCACTGCCCTGCGTTTTCTCCAAGAAACAGCAGAGGGGCTGGTCCAGCGCCCTGCCCAGGACACCCAAACCCTGGGGGCCTCCCGGGAGCTGAAGGCCTTGGAGTCTCTGGGACCTTCGCCTCTGGCAAGGGATGCCGAGAACATGCTGACCCCAATCGGCCAGCAATGCTGCAGCTCGAGGCCCCCGgaggctcccccagccccctcagcCCTACCCCAGAGGAGGCCCCGGAAGCAGTCAAAGCCCCACCGGGGCGCTGAGAGAGTGGATCCCCGGTTTGAGGGGGTGACCCTGAAGTTTCAAATAAAGCCGGATTCCAGCCTCCAGATCCTAGCCAGCTACAG CCTGACCTGCACTAGCCGCTCCCAGGGTCCCTCCACAGGCCCTGCGGGGGGCCCTGAGGCCAACTCAGGAGGCGGCGAGGCCCTGG GGCCCCGGTGCTGTGCTTCCTGTAGGACCCAGAGGACCCCACTCTGGAGAGATGCTGAAGACGGGACCCCTCTCTGCAATGCGTGTGGTATCAG gtacaAAAAATATGGCACCCGCTGCTCCAGCTGCTGGCTGGTGCCCAGGAAGAGCGTCCACCCCAAGAAGTTATGTGGCAGATGTGGGGTGTCCCTGGGCCCCCACCAAGGCCCGGCCCAGGAAGGGTAA